Genomic window (Allostreptomyces psammosilenae):
GCCCGGCACCGGCTGGGCCTACTCCAACATCGGCTACCAGGTGCTGGGCCTGCTGGTGGAGGAGGTGACCGGCCGCCCCCTGTCCACCGAGCTGAACCGCAGGATCGTCCACCCGCTCCGGCTGCGCGGCACCTACCTGCCGGACCGTCTGCCCCTGGTGCTGTCGCCGGCGATGCGCGGCTACGAGGCACTCCACCCGCCGGGCACGGCGCTGACCGACGTCACGGAGTACGACATGTCGTGGATCTGGGCCGCCGGCGCCCTGGTGACCACCGGGGACGACCTCAACCGCTTCTACGACGCCCTCCTCGGCGGCGAGCTGCTCTCCGAGGAGGCGCTGGACCAGATGCGGACGACCGTGCCGATGCAGGAGGGCAGCCCGGCCGGCTACGGGCTGGGCCTGATGGCCCTGCCGATCGACTGCGGCACCCGGCAGTCCGTGCTGTGGGGGCACAACGGCGGCGTGCCGGGCTTCCTCTCCTACAGCCTGGTGGACGAGGCGGACGGCCAGCGGCTCACCATCGCGATGAACCAGGCGCTGACCGCCCCGGTCGAGACCGGGTACGGCGTCAACAACGTGCTGGGCGCGGTCTTCTGCGACCTCGACGCCCCGGGCGGGCCCGGTGCGGGCCCGGCGTCACCGCCGAACGCGGAGGGCCGGCCGTTCACCGCCGCCCTGCCCGACGGCCTGACCGACGTCCTGCCGGACGCCCCCGTCCGCCCCGGCACCGCCGCGCCGACGCCCACCGACTGACCCGGACTGGCGCACGGCGGGGCCCGGGCGGGCGCACGCTCCCCGAGCCCCGCCGGCCTCAGCCGTCCGCGGGTCCGGTGCCCGGAAGTAGGAGAACCACGCCCCCACGGCCACCCTCCTCTGCCTCGCCATGTGCGTTCGACCAGCGTACGGTTCTGGCGCCGGACGGAACCGCCCCAACCCCTGTTCGGGCCCGCGGGCTGTTTCGAGATCACGCTCCGCACGCCGTGGCGCGGCCACGGCACCGCGCACCGTCCACGGGTGCACGGCATGCGTGCTGAGCAGCGTCAACGGCACGTCAGGGTATGCACACTGGGCCAGACGGGATCGCCGGACATTGTGTTGATTGACAACACGCCACCTTGAACGTCCCAGCTCAACTCGTACGCGCCGAACGCGATGGGCGTGTAGCCGTCGTCGGCCATCCAAGAACTGGTCGCATGCCAGCCCACCTCGCTGGCTCCCACCACGTACACCTCGCCGCTGCCCGAGAACAAGAACGACGACTCCCTCACGACAGCCCGACAGCCCCCCGGGCCTTTGGGCTCGAGTACGTGGTAATCCGCAGTGAGGTCTCCGAGCGCACCGCACGCACTTCCCAGCCCTGCTGCGGCAGCCAGGACGGCGATGAACAAGCGGGACGGACGGCCACGCAACACCGCCTCATCAGTCACCGAGAGGCCGCGTGCGGCGGGGGTCCTGAGCAGCAGCAGCGAGACGGAGAGCAGGACCAGGCCCAGTGCCCAATGTGGGACCACGTGTTCTGCGACAACCAGCAGGAGACCGCTCCAGTTCGCTGCAACGGCCAGCGAGAGGCAGCCGACAGCCACGACCGTCCGCGGAAACAGGCGACCCGCTTCGCCGGCTCGTCGCTGCTGCAACCCCACCCGTCCCCCCCAATTGGTGGTCAGAGGCCCACTGGATCGCACACCGAAGTCAATCGGCCCCGTCCCTCGGCTGACCCGCGACGGGAGGTGCCCACACGGTGTCGCTCCCGGCACTACTGGCACCCGCCGAGACGCGCCGACGTCGTCCTTGGTTCCCCACGCCGCCGGCTGGACTTCCCCGGGCGGCGCCGAATCACCGGCACAACCACCCATGGGGACCGCGTCACATAGGTCGGCGGTCAACGTCCACGGCCGCGGACGCGACGCCCTACATCCAGTGGCCGGTGGCGCTCCAACCGAGGAACCTGCGGGCCTGCCCGAGGTCCTCGCCGCCGTCCGGGTCGAGGCTCCCACCGGCGTGGACCCGGTCCAGGCCGGCCAGCACCGGGGCGAGCCGGGCGCGGACGTGCCCGGGATGGCGGGACGCTTCGCGTTCCAGCCAGGACACGGTGGCGGCGCGCTCCGCGGCATCCGCCAGGGAGAGGTGGAAGA
Coding sequences:
- a CDS encoding serine hydrolase domain-containing protein, which translates into the protein MRRARTIARTLSVPVTVAVSATLIGVCAAPATAAPPGSAGGPLPPGGTERPLLQQALDTVPGYGVPGALTVVDDDLGHWSGGSGVGDVATGQAVRPDGRFRAGSITKTFVATVVLQLVDEGRIGLDDPIADHLPGLLPYPQPITVRQLLQHTSGLPRDARYWTDLAGIDTERWRHHEPAELIAEATREPLVFEPGTGWAYSNIGYQVLGLLVEEVTGRPLSTELNRRIVHPLRLRGTYLPDRLPLVLSPAMRGYEALHPPGTALTDVTEYDMSWIWAAGALVTTGDDLNRFYDALLGGELLSEEALDQMRTTVPMQEGSPAGYGLGLMALPIDCGTRQSVLWGHNGGVPGFLSYSLVDEADGQRLTIAMNQALTAPVETGYGVNNVLGAVFCDLDAPGGPGAGPASPPNAEGRPFTAALPDGLTDVLPDAPVRPGTAAPTPTD